A genome region from Chryseobacterium sp. G0186 includes the following:
- a CDS encoding SusD/RagB family nutrient-binding outer membrane lipoprotein, whose protein sequence is MKINTIKTLVFGAAVLFSASGCTNDFEQYNQEKLGGPENFYADFIAIVNPMKSIQRGLQSDYQLYPNLSADMYSGMFSTATQFNGGVNNLTYSMMDGWNNRIIARQQDIFNYSIIIDNAAKGNYSGIDFTGTFAVKKILKVITAARVSDNHGPLVYSKYEKPNPNGVTDFDSQQDAYNYFIADLTSAITDLQKIAATPATQNVEDKTSLKSADLVYGGNMTQWAKLANSLKLRLAMRMSYADPAKSKQYAEEALASTAGFITDNNDNALISVGQSELSFIIYSWGDCLIGAPLMAYMNGYNDPRLSAYAIPAKDVDVQGKYIGVRQGIDLINGKSTYGAFSQPQAKSASGDYFSATDGKMKLFTAAETWFLKAEAALRGYAGAGDIKTNYTTGVQQSFGEWGKSAEVGTYLANTTDTEAPYVDPKNADNNIEAGNPQLSTITIAWNDGDSNERKLERIITQKWLSLYPNGPEAWAEQRRTGYPILFKVRKNDSGGLISTDAMIRRIPFTIDTKISLYNYQQASQMLNGPDTGGTKLWWDKKP, encoded by the coding sequence ATGAAAATCAATACTATTAAAACATTGGTATTCGGAGCTGCTGTTCTGTTTTCTGCATCAGGATGTACCAATGACTTTGAACAATATAATCAGGAAAAGCTGGGCGGACCAGAAAATTTTTACGCAGATTTTATTGCTATTGTTAACCCAATGAAATCCATACAGAGGGGGCTGCAGTCGGATTATCAGCTTTATCCTAACCTTAGTGCAGATATGTACAGCGGAATGTTCAGTACGGCAACTCAGTTTAATGGTGGAGTAAATAACCTTACTTATTCTATGATGGATGGATGGAACAATAGGATTATTGCCAGACAGCAGGATATTTTCAATTATTCTATCATCATTGATAATGCTGCTAAAGGGAACTATTCGGGAATAGATTTTACCGGAACATTTGCCGTTAAAAAGATTTTGAAAGTGATTACGGCAGCAAGAGTTTCAGACAATCATGGTCCTTTGGTATACAGTAAATATGAAAAGCCTAATCCTAACGGAGTTACTGATTTCGATTCCCAGCAGGATGCTTACAATTATTTTATTGCCGATCTTACTTCAGCGATTACAGATTTACAGAAAATAGCGGCTACTCCGGCAACACAGAATGTAGAAGATAAAACTTCATTAAAAAGTGCAGACTTGGTGTACGGAGGAAATATGACTCAATGGGCAAAACTGGCCAATTCATTGAAGCTGAGGTTAGCGATGAGAATGAGTTATGCAGATCCGGCCAAATCAAAACAATATGCTGAAGAAGCATTGGCTTCAACCGCAGGATTTATTACTGATAATAATGATAATGCATTGATCAGTGTAGGACAGTCTGAATTGAGCTTTATCATCTACTCATGGGGAGACTGTTTGATAGGAGCACCTTTGATGGCCTATATGAACGGATATAATGATCCAAGACTTTCTGCATATGCTATTCCTGCAAAAGATGTAGATGTTCAGGGAAAATATATAGGGGTACGTCAGGGAATTGATTTAATAAATGGGAAATCCACTTATGGTGCATTCTCACAACCGCAGGCAAAATCAGCATCTGGAGATTATTTTTCAGCAACTGATGGTAAAATGAAATTATTTACCGCTGCGGAAACATGGTTTCTAAAAGCTGAAGCAGCACTGAGAGGATATGCCGGAGCTGGAGATATTAAGACCAACTATACAACCGGAGTTCAGCAATCTTTCGGTGAGTGGGGGAAAAGTGCAGAGGTTGGAACCTATCTTGCCAATACAACAGATACGGAAGCTCCTTATGTTGATCCAAAAAATGCAGACAATAACATAGAGGCCGGAAATCCTCAATTAAGTACAATTACCATTGCATGGAATGACGGTGATTCTAACGAAAGAAAGCTGGAAAGAATCATTACCCAAAAATGGTTGTCTCTTTATCCGAACGGACCTGAAGCATGGGCAGAGCAAAGAAGAACAGGATACCCTATCCTTTTTAAGGTAAGAAAAAATGACAGTGGAGGATTGATTAGCACAGATGCAATGATCAGAAGAATTCCTTTCACTATTGATACTAAAATTTCATTGTACAATTACCAACAAGCCTCACAAATGCTTAACGGACCGGATACCGGAGGTACAAAATTATGGTGGGATAAAAAACCATAA
- a CDS encoding MFS transporter, producing MGKNNSGTRRIQPILWISTLYFAMGVPFVTINAVSGIMYKDMGVSDSKITFWTALILFSWTLKPLWSPFLEIYKTKKFFVVFTQFAIGILFALIALSLPLHDFFKYSIALFAVIAFCGATHDVVADGTYIGFLTNKEQAKYIGWQGAFYNLAKIISSGALVYFAGFLEKTKGVTHAWMIIMVIYAVLFFILAVYHYLILPKENKEDEQKKEKTAGNIRKELLEVITSFFTKKNILWSILFIILYRFAEGFAIKIAPLFFKAPRTSGGLGLSTSDIGLVYGTYGSAAFILGSVLAGYFISARGLKKSLIWLCCAFNIPFVVYALLAYYQPTDLLPVGIAVVVEYFGYGFGFVGLMLYMMQQIAPGKHKTAHYAFATGIMNLGVMIPGMFSGMISDWIGYKMFFIWVLIATIPAFIVTLLVPFPYSENIKEEHR from the coding sequence ATGGGAAAAAACAACTCCGGAACCCGTCGGATTCAACCTATTCTTTGGATCTCTACATTGTATTTTGCAATGGGTGTACCCTTTGTAACCATCAATGCGGTTTCAGGAATTATGTATAAAGATATGGGGGTTTCGGATTCGAAGATTACATTCTGGACAGCTCTTATTTTGTTTTCATGGACGTTGAAACCTCTTTGGAGCCCTTTCCTGGAAATCTATAAAACCAAGAAATTCTTTGTTGTTTTTACTCAGTTTGCCATAGGAATTCTGTTTGCCCTGATCGCATTAAGTCTGCCTTTACATGATTTTTTTAAATACAGTATTGCGCTTTTTGCCGTCATTGCATTTTGTGGTGCCACCCATGATGTGGTAGCAGACGGAACGTATATCGGTTTTCTTACCAATAAAGAACAGGCAAAATATATCGGCTGGCAGGGAGCTTTTTATAACCTTGCTAAAATTATCAGTAGTGGTGCATTAGTATACTTTGCAGGCTTTTTAGAAAAAACAAAAGGAGTTACCCATGCCTGGATGATCATTATGGTAATCTATGCAGTACTGTTTTTTATACTGGCTGTTTATCATTACCTGATTTTGCCGAAAGAAAATAAAGAAGATGAACAAAAAAAGGAAAAAACCGCCGGAAACATCCGTAAAGAATTGCTGGAAGTGATTACCTCATTCTTTACCAAGAAAAATATCCTGTGGTCTATTCTTTTTATTATTCTGTATCGTTTTGCAGAAGGTTTTGCTATAAAGATTGCTCCCTTGTTTTTTAAAGCACCAAGAACTTCAGGCGGATTAGGATTATCCACATCAGATATCGGACTTGTTTATGGAACTTATGGATCAGCGGCATTCATTTTAGGATCAGTGCTTGCCGGATATTTTATTTCAGCCCGTGGTTTAAAGAAATCCTTGATCTGGCTGTGCTGTGCATTCAATATTCCGTTTGTGGTATATGCGCTTTTGGCTTACTATCAGCCAACTGATCTTTTACCCGTAGGAATTGCCGTTGTAGTGGAGTATTTTGGATATGGATTTGGTTTTGTAGGGTTGATGCTGTATATGATGCAGCAGATTGCTCCCGGAAAACACAAAACTGCCCATTATGCATTTGCAACAGGGATCATGAATCTTGGAGTAATGATTCCGGGAATGTTCAGTGGAATGATCAGCGACTGGATCGGATATAAAATGTTCTTTATCTGGGTACTGATTGCAACCATTCCTGCCTTTATTGTGACGTTATTAGTTCCTTTCCCTTATTCAGAAAATATCAAAGAAGAACATCGTTAA
- a CDS encoding glycoside hydrolase family 130 protein has protein sequence MTVQSVMIPWQDRPEGCNDIMWRFSENPIINRYAIPTSNSIFNSAVIPFEDGFAGVFRCDNKAVQMNIFAGLSKDGINWEINHDPIEMQAGNTDMIESDYKYDPRVTFIEDRYWITWCNGYNGPTIGIGYTFDFKEFFQCENAFLPFNRNGVLFPEKINGKYAMLSRPSDNGHTPFGDIYISYSPDMKYWGEHRCVMKVTPFEDSAWQCTKIGGGPVPIKTDEGWLLFYHGVINTCRGFRYSMGAALLDLEDPTKVLYRTKPYLLAPAEVYELTGDVPNVVFPCAALTEGDKVAVYYGAADTVVAMAFGYISEIIDFMKKNSI, from the coding sequence ATGACAGTTCAATCAGTAATGATCCCTTGGCAGGATCGCCCGGAAGGTTGCAATGATATTATGTGGAGGTTTTCCGAAAACCCGATCATTAACAGATATGCGATACCAACATCCAACAGTATATTCAACAGTGCCGTGATTCCTTTTGAGGATGGATTTGCAGGGGTGTTCCGTTGTGATAACAAAGCGGTACAGATGAATATTTTTGCAGGACTCAGTAAAGATGGAATCAATTGGGAGATCAATCATGACCCTATAGAAATGCAGGCCGGAAACACGGATATGATTGAATCCGATTACAAATACGATCCCCGTGTTACATTTATAGAAGACCGTTACTGGATCACATGGTGCAACGGATATAACGGACCTACCATCGGGATTGGATATACGTTTGACTTTAAAGAGTTTTTCCAGTGCGAAAATGCATTTCTCCCATTCAATAGAAACGGAGTGCTTTTCCCGGAAAAAATCAATGGAAAATATGCGATGTTGAGCCGTCCGAGTGACAATGGACATACGCCTTTCGGAGATATTTATATCAGCTACAGCCCGGATATGAAATACTGGGGAGAACACCGTTGTGTAATGAAAGTAACTCCTTTTGAAGATAGTGCATGGCAGTGTACAAAGATTGGAGGGGGCCCGGTTCCTATAAAAACAGATGAAGGTTGGTTGCTTTTCTATCATGGAGTAATCAATACATGCAGAGGCTTCAGATATTCAATGGGAGCTGCCTTGCTAGACCTTGAGGATCCTACAAAGGTATTGTACAGAACAAAACCTTATCTATTGGCTCCCGCAGAAGTATATGAATTGACAGGGGATGTTCCCAATGTGGTTTTTCCTTGTGCTGCCTTAACGGAGGGAGACAAAGTAGCAGTCTATTATGGTGCTGCCGATACTGTAGTTGCCATGGCCTTCGGGTATATATCAGAAATTATTGATTTTATGAAAAAGAATTCAATTTAA
- a CDS encoding GH92 family glycosyl hydrolase, translating into MKKELLICFFTALMATVNAQQNKNDILSWVDPFIGTGGHGHTFPGATTPFGMIQLSPDQNTKSGDWDWCSGYHYSSKTIMGFSHNHLSGTGWADLGDILVMPTVGQVKMVPGSEDKPETGYRSTFSHDKETAAPGYYSVMLDSYGIKAELTASPRVGFHKYTFPKSEEANIIIDPTNKIFGDIYHTLVSVEGNNKIKGYCYSNGWGGKRFAYFVMEFSKPFKSYGVYAEGKIKNNEKIALAKDAKAFVRFSTEDHESIEVKVSLSPVSTENAQENFDTEATNVDFAKAKETAQKTWRDLIGRFQVTGGSDSQRKIFYTGVYHTFIAPNLYMDVNGDYVAAQENMNTKKWFTNYSTYSYWDGFRATHPLLTIMDQKHTKEFANSLISRYTDRKDHMPIWELCGYDNFCMLGYHSVSVIWDAISKGVPGIDGEKAFAAMKDASLTDKMSSSDGGGGLNDYIKLGYSPSENGASVSATLEYAYDDWCIQQLAEKLGKKDEAEVYRKRSMNFLNTFNKENNHFWPRQKDGKFLADFALNDWKKLQPHWVSGNIWAYDFFVPHQIDEMMNLYGGKKGFEEKLDKTFTEALNMQGEQHVDISGFIGSLGFGDEPGHHVPYLYNYAGSPYKTQKMVKYIRDNMYAAKPDGIVNNEDCGQMSAWYIFSSLGFYPVTPGKPVYAIGAPQFPKASLQLENGKTFTVIADKISDKNIYVQKMFLNGKEYKSWELNHSDIMNGGELRFVMGSKPVK; encoded by the coding sequence ATGAAAAAAGAACTGCTTATCTGCTTTTTTACCGCCTTGATGGCCACCGTAAATGCCCAGCAAAATAAAAATGACATTTTATCCTGGGTAGATCCTTTCATTGGAACAGGAGGTCATGGTCATACATTTCCGGGAGCTACCACCCCTTTTGGAATGATTCAGCTTAGTCCGGATCAGAATACCAAAAGTGGGGACTGGGACTGGTGTTCCGGATACCATTACAGCAGTAAGACCATTATGGGATTCAGCCACAACCATCTTAGCGGAACAGGATGGGCAGATCTTGGAGATATTTTAGTAATGCCTACAGTAGGACAGGTAAAAATGGTACCTGGATCAGAAGATAAGCCTGAGACAGGATACCGCTCTACATTCAGTCATGATAAAGAAACAGCGGCACCGGGATATTATTCCGTAATGCTTGATAGCTATGGAATTAAGGCCGAGCTTACCGCTTCCCCAAGAGTAGGATTCCATAAATATACATTTCCCAAAAGTGAGGAAGCCAATATCATTATTGATCCTACCAATAAAATCTTTGGAGATATTTACCATACCTTGGTAAGTGTAGAGGGAAACAATAAAATAAAGGGATATTGCTACAGCAATGGCTGGGGAGGAAAACGATTTGCTTACTTCGTTATGGAGTTCTCAAAGCCGTTTAAGTCCTATGGTGTTTATGCAGAGGGAAAAATAAAAAATAACGAAAAAATTGCCCTTGCCAAAGACGCTAAAGCTTTTGTAAGATTCTCCACGGAAGATCATGAAAGTATTGAAGTTAAAGTTTCATTATCTCCGGTAAGCACAGAAAATGCCCAGGAAAACTTTGATACAGAAGCAACTAACGTGGATTTTGCAAAAGCTAAAGAAACAGCGCAGAAGACATGGAGGGATCTGATCGGTAGATTCCAGGTAACGGGAGGCTCTGACAGCCAGAGAAAAATCTTCTACACAGGAGTTTACCATACATTCATTGCTCCCAATCTTTATATGGACGTTAATGGAGACTATGTGGCTGCTCAGGAAAACATGAATACCAAAAAATGGTTTACCAACTACAGTACCTATTCGTATTGGGACGGGTTCAGAGCAACACATCCTTTGCTTACCATTATGGATCAGAAACATACCAAGGAATTTGCAAATTCACTGATCAGCAGATATACAGACCGTAAAGATCATATGCCGATCTGGGAATTGTGTGGATATGATAATTTCTGTATGCTTGGATATCACAGTGTTTCGGTAATTTGGGATGCTATTTCCAAAGGAGTTCCGGGCATTGATGGTGAAAAAGCTTTTGCAGCAATGAAAGATGCTTCTCTTACAGATAAAATGAGCAGCAGTGATGGCGGTGGTGGTCTTAATGACTATATCAAACTGGGGTATAGCCCATCCGAAAACGGAGCTTCAGTTTCTGCAACCCTTGAATACGCCTATGATGACTGGTGTATTCAGCAATTGGCAGAAAAACTGGGCAAAAAAGACGAGGCAGAAGTCTATAGAAAACGTTCTATGAACTTCCTGAATACATTCAACAAAGAAAACAATCATTTCTGGCCAAGACAAAAAGACGGAAAATTCTTAGCAGATTTTGCCCTTAACGACTGGAAAAAGCTTCAGCCACACTGGGTTTCCGGAAACATTTGGGCTTATGATTTCTTTGTGCCCCATCAGATTGATGAAATGATGAATTTGTACGGAGGTAAAAAAGGCTTTGAAGAAAAACTGGATAAGACATTTACAGAAGCTCTCAATATGCAGGGTGAGCAGCATGTGGATATCTCAGGATTTATCGGGTCTTTAGGATTTGGAGATGAACCGGGACATCATGTTCCTTATCTGTACAACTATGCGGGAAGCCCGTACAAGACACAGAAAATGGTAAAATATATCCGTGACAATATGTACGCTGCAAAACCGGATGGAATTGTTAATAATGAAGATTGCGGGCAGATGTCGGCATGGTATATTTTCTCATCACTAGGTTTTTATCCTGTTACACCGGGGAAACCGGTCTATGCAATTGGTGCTCCTCAGTTTCCAAAAGCATCCTTACAATTAGAAAATGGAAAAACATTCACTGTGATTGCAGACAAGATATCAGACAAAAACATCTATGTACAGAAAATGTTCCTGAACGGGAAAGAGTACAAAAGCTGGGAGCTGAACCACAGCGATATCATGAATGGAGGTGAACTTAGATTTGTAATGGGAAGTAAGCCTGTAAAATAA
- a CDS encoding glycoside hydrolase family 125 protein, whose protein sequence is MERRDFIKTSALAGAGLLFTQNVFAKNLVMEDFPIVRVPKDKRHFTSESVESAIAAFKKKVKNKELSWLFENCFPNTLDTTVFYSENNGTPDTYVITGDIDAMWLRDSSAQVFPYLQFSKKDEKLHKLISGVIHKQTTFILKDPYANAFYNDDQKISKWKEYDQTDMKPGTHERKWEIDSLCYPIRLAYHFWKTTGDTKPFDDNWLKGIKLTLQTFIEQQRKKDLGPYKFERTTSWATDGVPMGGYGYPTKPVGLISSMFRPSDDATIYGFLIPSNLFAVVSLRQAAEMVSQIKNEKNLAQQLTNLADEVDTAIKKYGIYNHPEYGKIYAFEVNGFGSYNLMDDANCPSLLGLPYLDAVKLDDPVYLNTRKFVWSESNPFFFKGKLAEGIGGPHIGLDMIWPMSIIMKALTTKDKSEVKWCIDTLQKTHGGTGFMHESFHKDNDKKFTREWFAWSNTLFGELLWKTFNENPDLLT, encoded by the coding sequence ATGGAAAGGAGAGATTTTATTAAAACAAGTGCATTGGCAGGAGCCGGATTGCTGTTTACTCAGAATGTTTTTGCAAAAAACCTGGTTATGGAGGATTTTCCTATCGTCCGTGTTCCAAAGGATAAAAGACATTTTACCAGTGAATCTGTAGAAAGTGCCATTGCAGCCTTTAAAAAGAAAGTGAAGAATAAAGAACTGAGCTGGCTCTTTGAAAATTGCTTTCCCAATACATTAGATACGACTGTTTTTTACAGTGAAAACAATGGAACCCCGGATACCTATGTGATTACGGGAGATATAGATGCCATGTGGCTTCGTGACAGTTCTGCACAGGTTTTTCCTTATCTTCAGTTCTCCAAGAAAGATGAGAAACTTCACAAGCTGATTTCCGGAGTTATCCATAAGCAGACTACATTCATACTGAAAGATCCTTACGCCAACGCTTTCTACAATGATGACCAGAAAATAAGCAAGTGGAAAGAATATGACCAAACTGATATGAAGCCGGGAACCCATGAAAGAAAGTGGGAAATAGATTCTCTGTGCTATCCTATTCGTCTGGCTTATCATTTCTGGAAAACAACAGGAGATACCAAACCTTTTGATGATAACTGGTTGAAGGGGATTAAGCTTACATTACAGACTTTTATAGAACAACAGAGGAAAAAAGACTTAGGCCCTTACAAATTTGAGCGTACAACATCATGGGCAACCGATGGGGTTCCGATGGGTGGCTATGGATATCCTACAAAGCCTGTAGGGTTGATCAGTTCTATGTTCCGTCCAAGTGATGATGCTACAATCTATGGCTTTTTGATCCCGTCCAATTTATTTGCAGTGGTAAGTTTACGCCAGGCCGCGGAAATGGTTTCTCAAATCAAAAATGAAAAAAACTTGGCTCAGCAGTTAACGAATCTTGCCGATGAGGTAGATACCGCCATAAAAAAATACGGAATTTATAATCATCCTGAATACGGGAAAATATATGCTTTTGAAGTCAACGGTTTCGGAAGCTATAACCTGATGGATGATGCCAACTGCCCAAGTCTGCTGGGGTTACCTTATCTGGATGCGGTGAAGCTTGATGACCCTGTGTATCTGAATACAAGAAAATTCGTTTGGTCAGAAAGCAACCCATTCTTTTTCAAAGGAAAGCTGGCAGAGGGAATAGGAGGTCCACATATTGGACTTGACATGATCTGGCCAATGAGTATCATTATGAAAGCGCTCACTACAAAGGATAAAAGTGAGGTTAAATGGTGTATAGATACTTTACAGAAAACACACGGCGGAACAGGCTTTATGCACGAGTCTTTCCATAAAGACAACGATAAAAAATTCACCAGAGAATGGTTTGCATGGTCAAATACCTTATTTGGTGAATTATTATGGAAAACCTTTAATGAAAATCCGGACCTGCTGACATAG
- a CDS encoding endo-beta-N-acetylglucosaminidase H, which translates to MKKKSIFTALIAMALQSGSLLNAQQLNPTGICYVEVNNNNILNAGAYKLQTSNSYLFNVVNIFAANINYDTSRGRAYLYSNNNVTKVLTNADTYIKPLQQKGMKVVLTILGNHQGAGICNFPTREAAKDFALQLANTVNTYGLDGIDFDDEYSEYGKNGTGQPNDSSFVMLVQELRALLPDKIISFYYYGDAASRLSWNGARVGDNVNYSWNAMYGTFSAPNVPPLTKAQISPAAVWMGNTSNSTTTSLATQTKNGGYGVFMWYDLHGTNESSQLSAGTQTLYGQPTVLSGSLQSWTAGVNCDAPIGLYTSNLTGTSAKLNWSAAATNSYDIDYKPASSTTWTNAASAVNATSVTVSGLTANTEYDWRIRTNCSVKSAYMFAPRFNSGSGTTTPSGSYSLSLDGSSESGAAGNLNLSGSALSFEGWIKPSSFKSTSPYISSVMGTEIGDSNSALLRLGDAGLANNKLQFVVSINNVQQKLASATALNANTWYHVAATYDGSTMKLYINGVLNASKAQTGNISSNGAFNVGYSYNTSRNFNGKIDEVRVWKKALTQTEISQNMCNVSLPASSLAAYWKFNEGSGSTVQDSSGNGASLTLTGVDASNWGTDLPCATGTSKLSRNTENQREIGSEQINNKNQIKLYPNPVSKSSSFTVSVPDNYNKGKLMIYDLNGRLIDTKSLNAGSNHYDLNGLSSGNYILQFESQNGSAKQTEKIMVK; encoded by the coding sequence ATGAAAAAAAAATCCATCTTTACTGCACTGATTGCCATGGCGCTTCAGTCTGGTTCTCTGCTTAACGCACAACAGCTTAATCCTACAGGAATATGCTATGTGGAAGTAAACAACAATAACATCCTGAATGCAGGAGCGTACAAACTGCAGACATCAAACAGTTATCTGTTTAATGTGGTGAATATTTTTGCTGCGAATATTAATTATGATACCAGCCGAGGCAGGGCATATCTGTATTCCAACAATAATGTTACCAAGGTTCTTACCAATGCTGATACCTATATAAAACCTCTTCAGCAGAAAGGAATGAAAGTAGTGCTTACCATTTTGGGAAATCACCAGGGAGCAGGGATATGCAATTTCCCTACCCGTGAAGCTGCCAAAGATTTTGCATTACAGCTTGCCAATACAGTAAATACTTACGGTCTGGATGGAATTGATTTTGATGATGAATATTCAGAATATGGAAAAAATGGAACAGGACAGCCTAATGACAGCTCTTTTGTAATGCTTGTGCAGGAATTAAGAGCTTTGTTGCCGGATAAAATCATTTCTTTTTATTACTATGGTGATGCTGCTTCAAGGCTTTCCTGGAACGGCGCCAGGGTAGGAGACAATGTCAACTACAGCTGGAATGCAATGTACGGAACATTCTCTGCTCCCAATGTACCACCTCTTACCAAAGCTCAGATTTCTCCTGCAGCAGTCTGGATGGGAAATACGTCTAATTCTACAACCACCAGCCTGGCTACCCAGACTAAGAATGGCGGATATGGAGTGTTTATGTGGTATGATCTACACGGAACCAATGAATCTTCACAGCTTTCAGCAGGAACCCAGACATTATACGGACAACCAACAGTTCTAAGTGGTTCTTTACAATCATGGACAGCAGGGGTAAACTGTGATGCCCCTATAGGACTATATACCAGTAATCTTACGGGAACAAGCGCAAAACTAAACTGGTCTGCAGCAGCAACCAATTCCTATGATATCGATTATAAACCCGCTTCTTCAACAACTTGGACTAATGCTGCTTCAGCAGTCAATGCTACTTCTGTAACAGTTTCGGGATTGACAGCCAATACTGAATACGACTGGAGAATCAGAACAAACTGCAGCGTAAAAAGTGCTTATATGTTTGCCCCAAGATTTAACAGTGGATCAGGAACAACAACTCCCTCCGGTTCTTACTCCCTTTCTCTGGATGGGAGCAGTGAGTCGGGAGCAGCAGGAAATCTTAACCTGAGTGGTTCAGCATTGTCTTTTGAAGGATGGATCAAACCCTCGTCTTTCAAATCGACTTCTCCGTACATCTCATCAGTTATGGGAACAGAGATTGGAGATAGTAATTCTGCTTTATTACGATTGGGAGATGCCGGTTTAGCTAATAATAAGCTGCAATTTGTGGTAAGTATCAATAATGTACAGCAAAAACTGGCTTCGGCTACCGCTTTGAATGCGAATACCTGGTATCATGTGGCTGCAACTTACGATGGTTCCACAATGAAACTTTATATCAACGGGGTATTAAATGCCAGTAAAGCCCAAACCGGGAACATCAGTTCAAACGGAGCCTTCAATGTTGGGTATTCATATAATACATCCAGAAATTTCAATGGTAAAATAGATGAGGTAAGGGTTTGGAAAAAAGCATTAACCCAGACGGAAATCAGTCAGAATATGTGTAATGTATCACTTCCTGCTTCATCGCTTGCGGCTTATTGGAAATTTAATGAGGGAAGTGGTTCAACAGTTCAGGACAGTTCAGGAAATGGAGCTTCTTTAACCCTGACAGGAGTTGATGCTTCTAATTGGGGAACTGATCTGCCTTGTGCAACGGGAACTTCAAAATTATCAAGAAATACAGAAAACCAAAGAGAAATAGGTTCAGAACAAATAAATAATAAGAATCAGATCAAGCTATATCCCAATCCGGTAAGTAAATCTTCATCATTTACCGTTTCTGTTCCGGATAACTATAACAAAGGGAAATTAATGATTTATGATCTAAACGGAAGATTGATAGACACAAAATCACTGAATGCAGGAAGCAATCATTATGATCTGAACGGACTATCCTCCGGAAATTATATTCTCCAGTTTGAATCCCAAAATGGAAGTGCAAAACAAACAGAGAAAATAATGGTAAAATAA